In Centropristis striata isolate RG_2023a ecotype Rhode Island chromosome 1, C.striata_1.0, whole genome shotgun sequence, one DNA window encodes the following:
- the LOC131973850 gene encoding E3 ubiquitin-protein ligase TRIM21-like: protein MAAANYLPTEDQFLCSICLDVFTDPVSTPCGHNFCKNCINKHWNTNYGYLCPLCKEAFTKRPDLRVNTLLSEMVVQFRQSALQEARRSVCKPGEVPCDVCTGTKLKALKSCLVCLVSYCETHLEPHLTASRLKRHQLIDAVENLEGRMCTKHDKPLELFCRTDQTCVCKLCTVLEHKMHEVVPLKEGYEEKKAELWEIDGEIQQMIQKRELKIQEIKHSVDLSEKDADREISEGVQVFTALKEAVERGQANFIETIKEKQKTTEKQAEGFIKELEQEICELKKRSTEVEQLRRPRKHTEDPLHLLQSVQSLNTHHPPPTKDWTEVSVCPSYEGTVVRAVAQLEETLREEMKKLLPDFELKRVQQFAVDVTLDPDTAHPELILSDDGKQLKHGKVKKNLPDNPERFSRYTNVLGKQSFSSGRFYFEVQVQGKTEWALGVARESINRKGAVTLKPNNGFWTIWLNQNRYKALAVPPVRLSLKFQPQKVGVFVDFGECLVSFYDVDAAVMIYSFTGCSFTEKLFPYFNAGLNYGPKNSAPLIISPVRVN from the coding sequence ATGGCTGCTGCAAACTATCTACCAACTGAAGATCAGTTCCTGtgctccatctgtctggatgtgTTCACTGATCCTGTCAGCACACCATGTGGACACAACTTTTGCAAGAACTGCATCAACAAACACTGGAATACTAATTATGGGTACCTCTGTCCCTTGTGCAAAGAGGCTTTTACCAAAAGACCTGATTTGAGGGTCAACACTTTGCTCTCTGAGATGGTTGTTCAGTTCAGACAGTCAGCTCTGCAGGAAGCCAGAAGATCAGTGTGCAAACCAGGAGAAGTTCCCTGTGACGTCTGCACAGGAACCAAACTGAAGGCCCTGAAGTCCTGCCTGGTGTGTCTGGTCTCCTACTGTGAGACTCACCTGGAGCCTCATCTGACAGCTTCACGTCTGAAAAGACATCAGCTGATCGACGCTGTGGAGAACCTGGAAGGCAGGATGTGTACGAAGCACGATAAACCTCTGGAGCTGTTCTGTAGGACCGACCAGACGTGTGTCTGCAAGCTCTGCACTGTTTTAGAGCACAAGATGCACGAAGTTGTTCCTCTGAAAGAAGGATATGAGGAAAAGAAGGCTGAGCTGTGGGAGATAGATGGTGAAATtcagcagatgatccagaagagAGAGCTGAAGATTCAGGAGATCAAACATTCAGTCGACCTCAGTGAGAaagatgcagacagagagatatCAGAAGGAGTTCAGgtcttcactgctctgaaggAGGCTGTTGAGAGAGGCCAAGCCAATTTCATCGAAACAatcaaagagaagcagaaaacaactgaaaaacagGCTGAAGGCTTCATCAAGGAGCTGGAACAGGAAATTTGTGAGCTGAAGAAGAGAAGCACTGAAGTGGAGCAGCTCAGAAGACCTCGGAAGCACACTGAAGACCCCCTCCATCTTCTCCAGAGTGTCCAGTCCCTAAACACCCACCACCCACCACCCACCAAGGACTGGACAGAGGTCAGCGTCTGTCCATCATATGAGGGGACTGTGGTGAGAGCTGTGGCTCAGCTGGAGGAAACActcagagaagagatgaagaAGCTGCTCCCTGATTTTGAGCTGAAGAGGGTCCAGCAGTTTGCAGTGGATGTGACTCTTGATCCTGATACAGCACATCCTGAACTGATCCTGTCTGATGATGGGAAACAATTGAAACATGGGAAGGTTAAGAAGAATCTGCCAGACAACCCAGAGAGATTTTCTCGCTATACTAATGTTTTAGGAAAGCAGAGTTTCTCTTCAGGCAGATTTTACTTTGAGGTTCAAGTTCAGGGAAAGACTGAATGGGCCTTAGGAGTAGCCAGAGAGTCGATCAACAGGAagggagcagtcacactgaagCCAAATAATGGTTTCTGGACTATATGGTTAAATCAAAATAGGTACAAAGCTCTTGCTGTCCCTCCAGTGCGTCTCTCTCTGAAGTTTCAGCCACAGAAGGTGGGGGTCTTTGTTGATTTTGGAGAGTGTCTGGTCTCTTTTTATGACGTAGATGCTGCAGTTATGATCTACTCCTTTACTGGCTGCTCCTTCACTGAGAAACTCTTCCCATACTTCAATGCTGGTCTTAATTATGGCCCTAAAAACTCTGCACCTCTGATCATCTCTCCTGTCAGAGTAAACTAA
- the rbm34 gene encoding RNA-binding protein 34 — MKKSDEPSADYQVGQVCGSLFPSEAASSGSLSALFSTAPPAASLLFQPAPKPVQKSTEATEELKETPEVKGQTGQKKKQQKLLKEKSEADQKLENRELSLQNADEEERGQKQQQQQKKNKRKAPEPSGENDAEQWVMKRQKLKARKEEEAIKKNRTVFVGNLPVSCTRKTLQRLFKDKGSIESIRFRSVVREDASMSRKVAAIQRKVHPKKQSVNAYVVFKDEDGVTNALERNGMEIEKDFHIRVDRVKDSSAHDHKRSVFVGNLSFEINELAFRRHFEECGSVEAVRLVRDQNSGLGKGFGYVLFESADSVQLALELDGSKLEGRSIRVKRSVKKEKQKKQTDGQGATGRSGRGPTKGPARGPGQQRGGSRGGFKSLKKFSGKQQNPTKGSTSFKGEMVDPNKKSKKKGLKKKGKPKKTVHI, encoded by the exons ATGAAGAAGAG TGACGAGCCGTCAGCTGACTACCAGGTGGGTCAGGTGTGTGGGAGTCTGTTCCCCAGCGAGGCGGCGTCCTCCGGCTCGCTGTCGGCTTTATTCAGCACGGCGCCGCCGGCTGCATCGCTCCTGTTCCAGCCTGCACCTAAG CCTGTTCAGAAGAGCACAGAAGCAACAGAGGAGCTGAAGGAGACtccagaggtcaaaggtcaaacaggccagaagaagaagcagcagaagCTGCTTAAAGAGAAATCAGAAGCCGACCAGAAGTTGGAAAACAG GGAGCTCAGTTTACAGAATGCAGATGAGGAGGAGCGAGgccagaagcagcagcagcagcagaagaagaataaGAGGAAAGCGCCGGAGCCGAGTGGAGAGAACGATGCCGAGCAGTGGGTGATGAAGAGACAGAAGCTGAAAGCcaggaaagaggaggaagcCATAAAGAAGAATAGGACAGTGTTTGTTGGAAACCTGCCTGTCAGCTGCACCAGGAAG ACCCTGCAGAGACTCTTCAAGGATAAAGGATCCATCGAGTCCATCCGCTTTCGCTCTGTg GTCAGAGAGGATGCCTCCATGTCCCGCAAAGTAGCAGCTATTCA ACGCAAAGTTCACCCCAAAAAGCAGAGCGTGAACGCCTACGTGGTTTTCAAAGACGAGGACGGCGTCACCAATGCGTTAGAGAG AAACGGCATGGAGATCGAGAAAGACTTTCACATCCGAGTGGACAGAGTGAAGGACAGCTCAGCA CACGATCACAAACGATCCGTGTTTGTGGGGAATCTTTCGTTCG agATAAATGAACTGGCTTTTCGGCGGCACTTTGAAGAGTGCGGCTCAGTGGAGGCGGTTCGACTGGTGCGGGACCAGAACTCTGGACTGGGAAAAGGATTCGGCTACGTCCTGTTTGAG AGCGCCGACTCAGTGCAGCTCGCGTTGGAACTGGACGGCAGCAAACTGGAGGGCAGGTCCATCCGGGTGAAGAGGTCGgtgaagaaggagaagcagaagaaacaaactgatgGCCAAGGAGCCACAGGCAGGAGCGGCAGGGGCCCCACGAAGGGCCCTGCGAGGGGGCCGgggcagcagagaggaggcagCCGGGGAGGTTTCAAGTCTCTGAAGAAATTCTCTGGAAAGCAGCAGAATCCAACTAAAGGCTCAACCTCCTTTAAAGGAGAGATGGTGGATCCAAACAAGAAGAGTAAAAAGAAAGGACTGAAGAAGAAAGGGAAGCCGAAAAAGACTGTTCATATCTGA